One Rosa chinensis cultivar Old Blush chromosome 3, RchiOBHm-V2, whole genome shotgun sequence DNA window includes the following coding sequences:
- the LOC112193471 gene encoding E3 ubiquitin-protein ligase UPL4 gives MESRGQKRSEIDDELPADKRACSSLEFRPSTSSSSQTPINSVSSTPERNDQNIHDHADHMDTESEGGEPEKDSAYDSCDEDEEDQRHSDLRDYQRRRASGDHGRFQTIISSLSEEVDLSQHLVMLTELCEVLSFCTEDSLSGDTSNSLSPILVKLSRDETSADIMLLAIRAMTYLCDVYPKSSVYLVRHDAVPALCQRLLAIEYLDVAEQCLQALEKLSREQPLACLQAGAIMAVLNYIDFFSTSIQRVALSTVVNICKKLPSEGPSPFMDAVPTLCNLLQYEDPQLVENVAICLIRITERVSQSSEMLDELCKHGLIRQATHFMSLNSRTTLSQPIHNGLIGLLVKLSSGSVVAFRTLYELNMSSILKDILSTYDLSHGMSSTHVVDGHCYQVYEVLKLLNELLPTSARDQDAPQLSEKESFLINRPELLEKFGRDILPSLIQVVNSGANLYICYGCLSVINKLIYLSTSDMLVELLKNANISSFLAGVFTRKDPHVLVSTLQIAELILQKFSDNFLDSFIKEGVFFAIDALLTPEKSSLVTLNKCSKLVFPVSSGTRLLSDSSQKSASKEVLRCLCYAFPSSSPSGSEKGSCMLEKDSVYSLAKHVRTKYFAPELCDPDKSLTDVLQKLRTFSASLSDLMNMSLDTCAPNQHEESFYGIMHQVMEKLGGREPISTFELIESGILKSLMTYLSNDRYLRQKGDLVAAKGDIYAVEKRFEVFARLLFSLPDPFSGDLPIVTLIRRLQSSLSTLENFPVILSHIPKQRNSYATVPYERYTAYPCMRARFVRDKEETTLGDCCEDVLTVDPFSSLDAIEGYVWPKVNAKGTSRIKSATIEGQSECTPSNASSSQGGCPNTGEPESMSADLPELKADEVNLTQPEPEQEPSFGQTNPGTSLDETYTDTVEKEVEAQSEEDTQMEEQCPLSCSSEDASPKLLFYLEGKQLERSLTLYQAILQQQMKEHEIVIGSKLWSKVYTLTYRKAVGQEGAHNEGVDSAESSTVSDKVGVYTLYTSLFSNMFPCELASDLEKSNPTYDIVYLLKSLESMNKFIFHLLSRQRICAFAEGKINDLDAFQIAVTPVPQNEFLSSKLTEKLEQQMRDGLAVSVGGMPLWCNQLMASCPFLFSFEVKCKYFRLAAFVPLLGQPPSPSHSDSGMTSDRRQSSGGLPRQKFLVFRNRILDSAAQMMELHACQKVLLEVEYDEEVGTGLGPTLEFYTLVSHEFQKSGLGMWREDGGSFTSGTSHAEDTGILISPCGLFPRPWSSTMDASDGTQFSEVIKKFALLGKIVGKALQDGRVLDLHFSKAFYKLILGQDLGLYDIQSFDPVLGRTLLEFKALVERKRFLESVHGENTTFEFDSCFRETRIEDLCLDFTLPGYPDFVLASGFDHKMVNSTNLEDYVSLMADATINSGISRQVEAFKSGFNQVFPIEHLQIFTEEELERLLCGERDSWAFNELLDHIKFDHGYTASSPPIVNLLEIIHEFDQEKRRAFLQFVTGAPRLPPGGFASLNPKLTIVRKHSSNSADLDLPSVMTCANYLKLPPYSLKEMMKEKLVYAIKEGQGSFHLS, from the exons ATGGAAAGTCGTGGCCAAAAGCGGTCTGAGATTGATGATGAATTGCCGGCCGATAAGAGGGCCTGTAGTTCTTTGGAGTTTAGACCGAGTACATCCAGCTCGTCTCAAACCCCTATCAACTCTGTGAGCTCCACGCCCGAACGCAATGATCAGAACATTCATGATCATGCTGATCATATGGATACTGAATCCGAAGGAGGAGAGCCTGAGAAGGATTCGGCGTATGATTCTtgtgatgaggatgaggaagatCAGAGACACAGTGATCTTAGGGACTATCAGAGGCGGAGAGCATCCGGTGATCATGGAAGGTTTCAGACCATAATATCATCTCTGAGTGAAGAAGTCGATCTTTCTCAGCACCTGGTTATGCTCACCGAGTTATGCGAAGTGTTATCTTTTTGTACAGAGGATTCACTGTCAGGCGATACATCGAACTCATTGTCACCGATTCTTGTTAAGCTGTCAAGGGATGAGACTAGTGCGGATATCATGCTATTGGCTATAAGGGCAATGACTTATTTATGTGATGTATATCCGAAATCATCAGTGTACTTGGTCCGACATGATGCAGTTCCTGCTCTTTGCCAGAGACTTTTGGCTATTGAGTATTTGGATGTAGCTGAGCAA TGTCTACAAGCATTGGAGAAGTTGTCACGGGAGCAACCACTTGCATGCTTACAGGCTGGAGCAATAATGGCTGTTCTGAATTATATAGACTTCTTCTCTACAAGCATACAG AGAGTTGCCCTTTCTACTGTGGTGAACATTTGTAAGAAACTTCCTTCTGAAGGTCCTTCACCTTTCATGGATGCTGTTCCTACATTGTGCAACCTTCTTCAGTATGAGGATCCACAG CTTGTCGAAAATGTTGCTATTTGCTTGATTAGAATTACAGAGCGAGTGAGTCAGTCTTCTGAGATGCTGGATGAACTTTGTAAGCATGGGCTGATTCGTCAAGCCACACATTTTATGAGCTTAAATAGCCGAACTACTCTGTCCCAACCAATTCATAAT GGTTTGATAGGGCTACTTGTCAAACTTTCTTCCGGTTCAGTTGTAGCCTTCAGGACTCTATATGAGCTTAATATGAGCAGCATATTAAAGGATATATTATCCACTTATGACCTCTCACATGGAATGTCCTCTACTCATGTTGTGGATGGGCATTGCTATCAG GTATATGAAGTTCTGAAGTTACTAAATGAGCTTCTCCCAACTTCAGCCAGAGATCAAGATGCTCCACAGTTGTCAGAGAAAGAATCTTTTTTAATAAATCGGCCTGAACTTCTGGAAAAGTTTGGGAGGGATATACTTCCGTCTCTGATACAG GTTGTAAATTCCGGTGCCAATTTATATATTTGCTATGGATGCTTGTCAGTCATCAACAAGTTAATTTATTTGAGCACATCTGACATGCTCGTTGAACTGCTTAAGAATGCCAACATTTCAAG TTTTCTGGCTGGAGTCTTTACTCGAAAGGATCCTCATGTGTTGGTATCAACCCTACAGATTGCTGAGTTAATCCTGCAAAAGTTCTCTGATAATTTCTTGGACTCATTTATTAAAGAAGGTGTCTTTTTTGCCATTGATGCTTTGCTAACCCCTGAAAAAAGCTCACTAGTAACACTGAACAAATGTTCGAAGCTGGTGTTTCCAGTGTCTAGTGGAACAAGGCTGCTGTCTGACTCTAGTCAGAAGTCTGCTTCAAAAGAGGTCCTGAGATGCTTATGCTATGCTTTTCCTAGCAGTTCCCCATCAGGGTCAGAAAAAGGAAGTTGCATGCTTGAAAAGGATTCTGTTTATAGTCTTGCAAAGCATGTTAGAACCAAGTACTTTGCACCAGAATTATGTGACCCTGATAAATCATTAACTGATGTTCTTCAGAAGCTTAGAACTTTTTCTGCTTCATTAAGTGATTTGATGAACATGTCCTTGGATACTTGTGCTCCTAATCAGCATGAAGAGAGCTTCTATGGTATAATGCATCAAGTAATGGAAAAGCTTGGCGGAAGAGAACCCATTTCCACTTTTGAATTGATTGAAAGTGGAATTCTGAAGTCCTTGATGACTTACTTGTCCAATGACCGGTATTTGAGACAGAAGGGTGATCTTGTAGCTGCTAAAGGTGATATCTATGCTGTAGAAAAAAGATTTGAGGTGTTCGCAAGGCTATTATTTTCTTTGCCAGATCCGTTCTCTGGTGACCTGCCCATTGTAACATTGATACGGAGATTACAAAGCTCACTATCTACTTTGGAAAATTTCCCCGTTATCTTGAGCCATATACCCAAGCAGAGGAACTCATATGCTACAGTTCCATATGAGCGATACACTGCATATCCATGTATGAGAGCTCGTTTTGTTAGAGACAAGGAAGAGACTACCCTTGGTGATTGCTGTGAAGATGTTTTGACCGTTGACCCTTTTTCTTCATTGGATGCCATTGAAGGATATGTGTGGCCTAAAGTCAATGCAAAAGGAACCAGCCGCATCAAATCAGCTACAATTGAGGGTCAATCAGAATGCACACCATCAAATGCCAGCtctagtcaaggagggtgtcCAAATACTGGTGAGCCTGAGAGCATGTCGGCAGACTTGCCTGAGTTGAAG GCAGATGAGGTCAATTTAACACAGCCGGAACCTGAACAAGAACCAAGTTTTGGACAGACAAATCCTGGAACATCTTTAGATGAAACTTATACT GATACTGTGGAGAAAGAAGTAGAAGCTCAATCTGAGGAAGACACACAGATGGAAGAACAGTGTCCTTTATCTTGTAGCAGTGAAGATGCTTCACCGAAATTGTTGTTTTACCTTGAAGGGAAACAGCTGGAACGGTCATTGACATTGTATCAAGCAATTCTTCAACAACAAATGAAAGAACATGAAATTGTCATTGGTTCAAAACTGTGGAGTAAAGTATACACACTGACATATAGAAAAGCTGTAGGTCAAGAAGGTGCTCATAATGAAGGTGTTGACTCGGCAGAGAGTTCCACTGTATCAGATAAAGTTGGGGTGTATACGTTGTATACTTCACTTTTCTCCAACATGTTTCCTTGTGAGCTTGCTTCTGACTTGGAGAAGTCGAATCCTACCTATGACATTGTATATCTGCTCAAAAGCTTGGAAAGTATGAACAAGTTTATTTTTCATCTGTTGTCTCGTCAAAGAATATGTGCTTTTGCTGAAGGGAAAATCAATGACTTGGATGCATTTCAGATAGCAGTTACACCAGTGCCACAGAATGAGTTTTTGAGCAGTAAACTGACCGAAAAACTAGAACAGCAGATGCGGGATGGTTTGGCTGTGTCCGTTGGTGGTATGCCCCTGTGGTGTAATCAATTAATGGCATCATGTccttttttgtttagttttgagGTCAAATGCAAGTATTTCCGCTTGGCAGCCTTTGTTCCACTACTAGGTCAGCCTCCTTCACCGTCTCACAGTGATTCAGGTATGACGAGTGACAGGCGACAAAGCTCTGGTGGCTTACCTCGACAAAAGTTTTTAGTTTTCCGCAACCGCATTCTGGATTCTGCTGCCCAAATGATGGAGCTGCATGCCTGTCAGAAGGTACTTCTTGAGGTGGAATATGATGAAGAAGTTGGTACTGGTCTTGGTCCAACATTGGAATTTTATACCCTGGTTAGTCATGAGTTTCAGAAATCTGGCCTGGGCATGTGGAGAGAGGATGGTGGATCTTTTACCTCTGGTACAAGCCATGCTGAGGATACTGGAATTTTGATAAGTCCTTGTGGTCTCTTTCCTCGTCCGTGGTCATCTACTATGGATGCATCAGATGGGACACAGTTCAGTGAAGTAATCAAGAAGTTTGCGCTTTTGGGGAAAATTGTAGGGAAAGCGCTTCAGGATGGGAGGGTCTTGGATCTGCATTTCTCCAAAGCCTTTTATAAACTAATTCTTGGACAG GACCTTGGTCTGTATGACATCCAGTCATTTGATCCTGTGCTTGGAAGGACACTACTAGAGTTCAAGGCTCTTGTGGAAAGGAAAAGGTTTTTGGAATCTGTACATGGAGAAAATACAACATTTGAGTTTGACTCGTGCTTCAGGGAAACTAGAATTGAGGATCTTTGCCTTGATTTTACACTTCCTGGGTATCCTGATTTTGTCCTTGCATCCGGGTTTGATCATAAAATG GTAAATTCCACGAACTTGGAAGATTATGTTTCACTTATGGCAGATGCAACTATAAATTCTGGAATTTCCAGACAAGTGGAAGCTTTCAAGTCTGGTTTTAACCAG GTGTTCCCTATTGAGCATCTTCAGATTTTCACTGAAGAAGAACTGGAGCGTCTACTATGTGGAGAACGTGATTCTTGGGCT TTCAATGAGCTCCTTGATCATATCAAATTTGACCATGGTTACACTGCTAGCAGTCCTCCCATTGTTAAT TTGCTGGAAATCATACATGAGTTTGACCAAGAAAAGCGAAGAGCGTTTCTGCAATTTGTGACTGGGGCACCTCGCTTACCTCCAGGGGGTTTTGCATCCCTCAATCCGAAGTTAACTATTGTTCGAAAG CACTCTAGCAACTCGGCGGACTTGGACCTACCAAGTGTGATGACTTGTGCAAACTATCTTAAGCTGCCACCATACTCTTTGAAA gAGATGATGAAGGAGAAGCTCGTGTATGCCATTAAAGAAGGGCAGGGATCATTCCACCTTTCATAG
- the LOC112193472 gene encoding proteasome subunit beta type-7-A has protein sequence MSKLAMDVPAKGGFSFDLCKRNAMLAKDGVQLPPFRKTGTTIVGLIYQDGVVLGADTRATEGPIVADKNCEKIHYLAPNIYCCGAGTAADTEAVTDMVSAQLQLHRYHTGRESRVVTALTYLKRHLFSYQGHVSAALVLGGVDFTGPHLHTIYPHGSTDTLPYATMGSGSLAAMAIFESKYKEGLTRDEGVQLVTEAICAGIFNDLGSGSNVDICVITKGSKEYLRNHLQPNPRTYVTPKEYTFSKKTEVLSTLVTTLKERVEVVEAGDKMEE, from the exons ATGTCCAAGTTAGCCATGGATGTTCCTGCCAAGGGTGGGTTTAGCTTTGATCTCTGTAAGCGAAATGCGATGCTGGCGAAGGACGGGGTTCAGCTACCTCCTTTTAGAAAGACCGGAACCACCATTGTGGGTTTGATTTATCAG GATGGTGTAGTCCTGGGAGCAGATACAAGGGCCACTGAAGGACCCATTGTAGCTGATAAGAACTGCGAGAAGATCCATTACTTGGCGCCCAATATTTATTGCTGTGGTGCGGGAACTGCTGCTGACACTGAGGCAGTTACAG aTATGGTAAGCGCACAGCTGCAGTTGCACCGTTACCATACCGGCAGGGAGTCAAGGGTTGTGACTGCCCTCACCTATCTCAAAAGACATCTTTTCAG TTACCAAGGTCATGTCTCAGCTGCATTGGTGCTGGGTGGTGTTGATTTCACTGGCCCTCATTTGCACACT ATATATCCTCATGGATCTACTGACACACTTCCTTATGCTACTATGGGCTCTGGCTCACTGGCTGCGATGGCAATATTTGAGTCCAAGTACAAGGAGGGGTTAACA AGAGATGAAGGTGTACAATTGGTGACAGAAGCTATTTGTGCGGGAATCTTCAATGACCTTGGAAGTGGTAGCAATGTTGACATTTGTGTTATAACCAAG GGAAGCAAAGAATATCTCCGAAACCACCTTCAGCCTAATCCCCGCACATATGTTACTCCCAAGGAATATACTTTCAGCAAGAAGACTG AAGTACTCTCCACCCTTGTTACTACACTGAAGGAGAGAGTGGAAGTGGTGGAAGCTGGAGATAAAATGGAAGAGTAA